A single genomic interval of Amblyomma americanum isolate KBUSLIRL-KWMA chromosome 11, ASM5285725v1, whole genome shotgun sequence harbors:
- the wls gene encoding wnt ligand secretion mediator, with protein MAGSILENLSGRKLACIVAVVLILQVVCFLIGGLIAPAPSNADQILATICKRDTVLPMGVFDDTWHIPRGSEGQPANCTVIHELTDASRTDPNLTANHIVFAFQAPGPRAQMDLDYSRWMQNLIGILQLDIIHSETNPMTRNPLLSLEAKLGYRNKHDPPDKWTLLAKSVEERHLQCDINDTRISDGHAYNCDVLSLFELGSLHHDYYLLNLRLPLHEGSPGNKDLREVKDVWLVLIHQNGGFTKVWVSLKTFFFPIVLATLIWFWRRIRMLARPPHLIEGLLLSLGIALTLLNLPLEFLTLWFDMPFMLLMSDVRQGIFYATLLSFWLIFCGEHLMDDIERNRLRSYWKHLSAVITGCVCLFIFDLCERGIQLRNPFYSIWASHVGSNLALSFIIAGGLSAGIYFIFLSYLLYRVLRNIGFKKSALPSMSQARRMYYEGIIYRFKFLLLATQICAALTVIAYIIGQVSEGRWKWDDDIKLEFTSAFFTGVYGMWNLYVFMLLVLYAPSHKYYPTPADHSTSQEEIEFSRLTTTEPVPTEPTESSSLTEFAKKAALD; from the exons ATGGCTGGGAGCATTCTCGAAAATCTTAGCGGCCGCAAGCTTGCTTGCATAGTTGCAGTAGTGCTAATACTTCAGGTTGTCTGCTTCCTTATCGGCGGCCTGATTG CTCCAGCCCCATCTAATGCGGACCAAATTCTGGCCACCATATGCAAGCGGGATACTGTGCTCCCGATGGGCGTGTTTGACGACACCTGGCACATACCACGGGGCAGTGAGGGACAGCCCGCCAACTGCACTGTGATCCACGAGCTCACCGACGCGTCTCGAACTGACCCGAACCTGACAGCCAACCACATTGTTTTCGCGTTCCAAGCCCCGGGACCCCGGGCCCAGATGGACCTGGACTATTCGCGTTGGATGCAGAACTTGATTGGCATCCTTCAGCTGGACATCATCCACAGTGAGACCAACCCAATGA CGAGGAACCCACTGCTTAGCTTGGAGGCGAAGCTTGGCTACAGGAACAAGCACGACCCTCCAGACAAGTGGACCCTTTTGGCAAAATCTGTTGAAGAGCGCCACTTGCAGTGCGATATAAATGACACCAGG ATTTCTGATGGTCATGCCTACAACTGTGATGTCCTCAGCCTGTTTGAGTTGGGCAGCCTTCATCACGACTATTATCTTCTAAATCTGCGCCTGCCACTGCATGAAGGCAGCCCTGGTAACAAGGACCTCAGAGAAGTCAAGGATGTCTGGCTCGTG CTGATTCACCAAAATGGTGGCTTCACGAAGGTGTGGGTTTCCCTCAAGACTTTCTTTTTTCCTATCGTACTGGCCACTCTGATCTGGTTCTGGCGACGCATCAGAATGCTGGCACGCCCTCCGCACCTCATAGAAGG TTTGCTGCTTTCCCTCGGGATTGCCTTGACCTTGCTCAACT TGCCTCTGGAATTCTTGACCCTGTGGTTCGACATGCCGTTCATGTTGCTCATGAGTGACGTCAGACAAGGAATCTTCTATGCAACCCTTCTCAGTTTCTGGCTCATATTTTGCGGAGAGCACCTGATG GATGACATCGAGCGCAATAGGCTGCGGTCTTACTGGAAACACCTGAGTGCGGTGATAACGGGCTGTGTGTGCCTCTTTATCTTTGACTTGTGTGAAAG AGGAATACAACTGAGGAATCCTTTCTACAGCATCTGGGCATCTCATGTTGGCAGCAACCTTGCC CTATCCTTCATCATTGCAGGCGGGCTGTCGGCCGGCATTTACTTCATTTTCCTTTCTTACCTGCTGTATCGAGTGCTCCGCAACATTGGCTTCAAGAAGAGTGCTCTTCCAAGCATGAGTCAGGCACGCCGCATGTACTACGAG GGTATCATTTACAGGTTCAAGTTCCTGCTTCTTGCCACGCAGATCTGTGCAGCCCTCACAGTGATTGCCTACATCATAGGACAG GTGAGTGAGGGTCGCTGGAAGTGGGATGATGACATCAAGCTAGAGTTTACGTCTGCTTTCTTCACCGGTGTCTACGGCATGTGGAATCTGTACGTCTTCATGCTGCTGGTCCTGTATGCACCGTCTCACAAGTACTACCCGACGCCTGCTG
- the LOC144111278 gene encoding uncharacterized protein LOC144111278: protein MPRERKGANKFKDADLDGPGVGAGDMKLQPESPSTKKRRTPAQASPSIPDLVPPPPMTGYGETIVASNPFDDSVTSQQNLHRRPPQHAMLHQPPSVTQPQMPTGPPVGMPPSAMHPKPMPMSSGKVYPPDQPMVFNPQNPNAPPIYPCGVCHKEVHDNDQAILCESGCNFWFHRICTGLTDAAFHLLTQEVYAEWVCDRCLSSKSIPLVKFKP, encoded by the coding sequence ATGCCTCGGGAGCGCAAGGGGGCGAACAAATTCAAGGACGCCGACCTCGACGGCCCGGGCGTCGGTGCGGGCGACATGAAGCTACAACCGGAGAGCCCGTCCACCAAGAAACGTCGCACGCCGGCGCAGGCAAGTCCTTCGATACCGGACCTTGTGCCGCCTCCACCGATGACAGGGTACGGAGAGACGATCGTCGCTTCGAATCCCTTCGACGACAGCGTCACTTCCCAACAGAACTTGCACCGGCGGCCCCCGCAGCACGCCATGCTACACCAGCCGCCAAGCGTCACCCAACCCCAGATGCCCACGGGACCGCCCGTGGGCATGCCCCCGTCCGCGATGCACCCCAAGCCCATGCCCATGTCCTCTGGCAAGGTGTACCCACCCGACCAGCCGATGGTGTTCAACCCGCAGAACCCGAACGCTCCCCCAATCTACCCATGCGGCGTGTGCCACAAGGAGGTGCACGACAACGACCAGGCCATCTTGTGCGAGAGCGGCTGCAACTTTTGGTTCCACAGAATCTGCACGGGTCTCACGGACGCGGCCTTCCATCTACTCACGCAGGAGGTCTACGCAGAGTGGGTGTGCGACCGGTGTCTGTCGTCCAAAAGCATACCGCTCGTCAAGTTCAAGCCGTAA